The DNA segment GAGCCGGACTGGGGGCCGCTGGCCGAGCAGGGGATCGAGGTGCTCGAAGTCCACGCCCATCGGCGCAAGCTGAAGCGCGGTTCCCTGTCCGGCAACCGCTTTCGGATTCGCCTGCGCGACTGCCGGCTCGACCCGGCAGCGCTCGACGCGCGTCTGGCGTCGATCCGCGCGCGCGGCGTGCCCAACTATTTCGGCGAGCAACGCTTCGGTCACGCCGACGGCAATCTCCATCGCGCCCATGCGCTGCTGACGGGGGCGGTCAAGCGGGTGCCGCCTCATCAACGCGGTCTCCAGCTCTCGGCCGCGCGCTCGCAGATCTTCAACGAACTGCTGGCCGAGCGCGTGCGCCGTGGCGACTGGGACCGGCTCCTGCCCGGCGACTGTCCGCAACTGGCCGGCACCCATTCGTTCTTCCAGGCCGAGAACCTCGACGAGGCCCTGCATGCGCGCGCCGCGCGGTTCGATCTGCATCCGACTGGTCCGCTCTGGGGCCGGGGCGAGCCGCCGAGTCGTCAGGCCGTTCAGGCGCTCGAACTCGAGGTCGCGGCCGGATTGGCGCCCTGGCCCGAACGACTGGCGGAACAGGGGCTGGAACAGGAACGCCGTTCACTGCGTCTGACGATCGAAAATCTGAAGCACGAACGGATCGATGGCTGTCCGACACTCGAGTTCGGGCTATCATCCGGAGCCTATGCAACCAGCGTGTTGCGCGAAATCATCGACACTTTCGACTGGGTTCAACGACAGGACGGTTCCGATGGCTAAATTACTGGTGGTGGACGATGAACCGATCAACCTCGAGATCATCGGTCATTGCCTGGAAGACGAGCATCAGCTGGCCTTCGCCGAGGATGGGCTGGAAGCCTGGGCCATGCTGGAGGCCTCCCCACAGGCTTACGACGGCGTGATCCTCGATCGCATGATGCCGCGCATGGACGGCATGGAGGTGCTCAGGCGTCTCAAGGCCGACCGGCGCTTTCGCGACGTGCCGGTCATCATGCAGAGCGCGGCCGACAGCTCCGAGCAGGTCGCCGAAGGGCTGGCCGCCGGCGCCTGGTACTATCTGGCCAAACCCTATGCGCCCAAGGCCCTGCGCAGCATCGTCAACGCCGCCCTGGACGACCGGCGCAATCGCAAGGATCTGGCCCATATCGGCGGCAGGCTCCAGGCCATCCTCGACCTGACCGAGCAGGCCGGCTTCCGTTTCCGCACGCTCGACGAAGTCTCGGTCCTGTCCTCGACCCTGGCGCAGATGTGCCCCAATCCCGAAACCGTGGCCATGGGGCTGTCCGAGCTCATGCTCAATGCCGTGGAGCATGGCAATCTGGGTATCGATTATGCCGAGAAGGGACGCCTGATCGAAGAGGGGCTCTGGCAGGAGGAGGTCGAGCGCCGGCTGGCCGACCCTGCCCAGGCCGGGCGTCATGCCATCGTCGAGTTGAGGCGCGACCCGGCCTTTCTGAGCTTCACCATCCGCGACCGGGGGCCGGGGTTCGACTGGCAGCGTTATCTGGATCTCGATCCGTCGCGCGCCTTCGACAGTCATGGCCGCGGCATCGCCATGGCGCGCCATCTGGCCTTCGCGAGCATGGAGTATCGGGGTACGGGCAACGAAGTCCAGGTCACTGTGGCGCTGGCCGATCCTCCCGAGATCCGGGCGCCCAACGATGGCACGGCCTGAGGTTCGCCGCTGGATCACCACGTCTCGCGACGAGCGTGCGCCGAACATGGCTCGACTCCTGGACATCGCCCAGGGCTTCGTCGCGCACGCACCGGCCTGTGACGCCTGGACCCTGCGTCTGGTCGCCGAGACCAGCGATCATCTGGAAGTCCGTCAGGGCGTGGTCGAACCGAGCCTGATCGGCTGTTCGCTCGGGGCCATGATCACGGTCGTCGAGGGTGCGGGCAGCGGCTATGCAGCCACCGGCGACCTGAGTCCGTCCGGTCTGCGCGCCGCCGCCGAGCGCGCACTCGACTGGGCGCGCGTCCATGCCCGGCTCGGACTCTTCGAAGCCCGGCTCCAGCCACTCTGCACCACGGTCGCCGACTATCGCACCCCGGTCGAGGAACCCTGGGAATCGCGAGCGCTGGCCGAGCGGCTGTCGGCAGGGCTGACCGGCGACAAGGTGCTGTTCTGCAACCTGGGCGTCGAGGTCTCGGATTTCGTGCGGCTCAATCGCAACCGGGTGCGTCAGGCCGGCGCCGTCCACGCCGCCGGGTTGACGCTGACCCTGATCGCCGGGGCGCATCAGGCCGAGGGCGGCTCGCCGTGCTGCCCGATGACCCCTATCTCCAGTATGCGACCGAGCCGAGTACCGGGATGGGGCGCCAGGGTAACCGTTTACCCCCCACCCTTTGCTGCCCGACGTTTCGTGCCGATCGGAGCGTGACGAGGATGTCGAGATTTGCTGCAACAGCGCCATTGCACCGGTTTGAGGTTTGAGAGCGACCGGCCACGATGTACCTGAAGGATAACGATCTACGCCAACTCGACGAGGCGCGTCTTGACGGACTGCCGAGCGAGGTGTTGCGCGCGTTATCGAAGCGGTTGCTGTCGGATCTGAAGGAGGCGCGCGAGCGGCTGAACCGGAGTCCGGAGAACAGTTCGCGTCCGCCGAGCAGCCGGGCGCCGTGGGAACGAGGCGGTGAGAGTCTGGCGCTGGGAGTGGAGGAGGAGGATGACGCGAGCGCGGGGAGCGCGACGGATAGGGTGTCGGAGTCGGCCCCAGAACCGGAGAGGCCCAAACGGGAAGCGAGCGTGGGGGGTGATTCAAAGGCGGGGGTGAAGCCGAAAGGTCGCCCGGGTCGCCGGCCCGGTCATCCGGGGGTGAGCCGTCGCCGGGTGTTGCCGATCGATCAGGAACAGTCCCACGTGCCGAGTCATTGCGCCTGTTGTGGAGTGGCGTTGGAGGGTCTGGAGGCGGTGGCCTATACCGGGCGCTATGAGCTGGAACTGGAGCGTCCCGTGTCGGGGAACGCCGGTGTAGTCGTCACCCAGACCAAGCACACCTATTTCGAGGTGCGCTGTGGGTGTGGGCATCGCACGCGGGCCGAACCGGGACGCGCGCTCGCCGAGGCGGACTGGACGGTGGAGCTGACCGAACGGCATCTGGTCGGACCACGTTTGTCGAGCTTCATCGTGGCGCTGTCGTTGCGTCTGGGCGGCTCACACCGACGGATTCAAGAGTTTCTCGCCGACCGGTTCGGGCTGTCGCTGTCGACGGCGCTCATCAGTCAGTGCCGCCATGAACTCGGGCGCGCGCTGGAACCGGTGGTCGAGGAGGCGTTGCGCGCGGCGCTGAGCGAAGCCGAACCGGTGCCTGTGGATGAAACCGGCCGGCCGCAGCACGATCAGGCGTTGTGGTTGTGGGCGTTCGTGACCGCCAACACCCTCCTCTATGTGATCGGTCGGCGCACCCGGGAGCTGTTGCACTCCATCCTCGGTCCCACCCCCAGCCCGTGGATCATGAGCGATGGTTACTCGGTCTACCGCGCCTACGGACACCGGCTACGCTGTTGGGCGCCCATCCTGCGCAAGGCCCGCGGCCCGGCCGAGCGCCTCCACACCCCGACCCAAGCCTTTGGCCGGGAGCTTCCGAGCACCTTCGAGACGCTGATGCAGGCCGTCTACGCCGCGCGCGCCGCCCCAGGCCCCCACGGCCTGCGACAGACTTACAGTCAGAGGCTCCAGGCCCTCCGGCAGTGCTGTGTGCGCGTGGCCGCCGGCCCCTATCCCGACAAGGCCCAGGCGCTTGCGCGCGAGTTGCGCAACGACTGGGACGGCTTCCGGGTCGTGCTGGAGCATCCGCACCTGCCGCTGACCAACAACGAGGCCGAGCGCGCCTTGCGCCCCTGGGTGATTCTGCGTCGGGTCAGTCAAGGCACGCGCACCGAGCAGGGCTCGCGCGCCTTCTGCGCCTTGGCCCTATCTGACCGACGCCTTGCGTCAGCGTCGCCAAGGATTGCCCGCCCCAGCCTTGCCGCTCGCGGCTTAACCTTCACGGCGTTTTGAGCACGAGATGCGGGCTGATGAGAGGGGGGGATAAACCGCTACGGGAAGGGCAGGTTGGGTTGGTGGTTCGGTTTCTTGGTCTTGGTCATGTTCTTTACGCTGGTGTAGCGGCGGCGCGTCATATTGGACCTTGGTTTTGACGCTGAAGCCTTTCGTGCTATCCGCACGCTTGCGCCTTCAGCGGCTTGGCAGAAAGCCATCCCGCTGCATCTGAGCGACGATCTCCTTGATCACCTGACTGATGGTGGTGCGCTCCGAACTGGGGTCGAGCGGCTGTGAGCGTCCTGACCAGACCAGCCGCTCCTGCTTGGCGTCGTAGAGATTGGTTTCGAGCCGCAGTGATTCGAGATCGCTGTAGTAGCCCGGTGTGCAAACTTCCTCATAGACCCGGCTGAAATAGCCGATCAGATGGCGGTAGTGATCGGGCACCGAACCGATCCGCGCCGCCGGCCGGGTGCCGGGCGCTTCATCGGCCACCAGGTGCGTGATGAGGACGCCATCGGCCTTGACCTTCGCATAGCCTTCGGTCAGCCGCGTCAGTCGACCGAGATTGCGATCCGAGACCAGCTCATGTCCGGCCGTGGCCGTGACGCCAAGCGCCTGGAGCTGCTTGACGAAGTTGTCCTCATAGGCACGCCGCACCTTGGGATTGTTGGTCACGCCGAAGACCACCAGCCGCTCATAGTGTTTGGGCGTTTGGTTCGGCTGAGTCCAGACCGAAGAAACCGGGCCGGTGGTGGCGCAGGCCGTCATGAGGACGGCGAGCAGGCCGGCGAGCAGGGCACGCACGAAGGGGTACATCAGTAGATCGACTCCAGTGTTAGCGCAGTATCCCAAATAGTGGGTGGATGCAGCGCGCTGAGGCGGGGTGTCGCGAGTCATAGCCGGTTGGTGAATGCGCCGGGATCGCGCGGTCCGTCGCGACACCGCCGCGCGCCGGCGGCGCCGGGACTCAGTATGCCGAAGTCGCCGGTCTTCTGGCTAGCGCGCTCAGAGTGTCCGCGTCGGCGGCGGCGCCGGCTCGATGGTCAAGTCCGAGTGCGCGACCGCCTGACAGGTCAGACAGGTACCGGCCGGTCGGCCATGCAGCGCCTCGATCTCTCCGCTGGGATAATGGATGAAGCCGCTCTTGAGCGTGATTGCGCAGGCGCCGCAATGGCCGCCGCGACAGCCGTTGGGCAGGTCGATGCCCTGACGCAGTGCGGCCCGGAGCAGGGTCTCGCCGGGATTGGCCTCGAAGCTCGGGCCATCGGGTAAGATCTCGATCTTGAAACTCATAGCGGAAGAGAACCCATGCAGGACATCGTGATTGCAGGCTGTGGATATGTGGGCGAGCGTCTGGCGCGCCAATACCTCGATCGGGGCGACTCGGTCCTCGGTCTGGTCCGGAGCCAGAGCGGACTGGAGCGTCTGGCGGCCGCCGGCATTCCTGCCGTGCGCCATGATCTGGCCTGCACGGATCCCATCGCCTGTTCGCTCGCCGGCAGGCGCCTGTTCCATCTGGCCCCGCCGCCGGCGCATGGAACCGAAGATCTGCATACGCGCCGGCTGGTCGCGTCCTTCGACCGGGCCGGCCATCCCCGCCGCCTAGTCTACATCAGCACCACGGGCGTCTATGGCGACTGTGACGGCGCCTGGGTCGACGAGGACTGGCCGACGCGCCCGACCCTGGACCGCTCGCTCCGACGCCTGGACGCCGAGGAGCAGCTACGCCGCTGGAGTCGCGAACACGGCGGTGAGCTGATCGTGCTGCGGGTCGCCGGCATCTACGGGCCCGGACGCCTGCCGCTGGAGCGTCTGAAGCGCGGCCTGCCCCTGGTGCGTCCCGAGGAGGCCCCCTACAGCAACCGTATCCATGTCGATGATCTGGTCGCGGTCTGTGTCGCAGCCATGGAACGGGGTCGCAATGGCGACATCTTCAATGTCAGCGACGGTCATCCGAGCACCATGACCGAGTATTTCATGCAGATTGCCGAGGCCGCCGGTCTGCCCCAGCCGCCGCTGATCGGCATGGCCGAGGCGTCCGCCCATCTGTCCGAGGGCATGATGGGCTATATGAGTGAGTCGCGCCGCCTGTCCAATCGCCGTCTGCGCGAGGAACTGGGTGTCGAGCTGCGCTACCCGACCCTGGCCGAAGGGCTGGCACAGGCACTCGGTTGAGCGCTTGGCCTTACGGAATATACGGTTTTTTTGTCGAACCCCGGTTGACGCAAGGGCGCGCATCCACTAGCTTCCGCCAAAACGGCGATTGGCGGCTAAGTCCAGGGTTCCAATGCTGTCAGCTGAGTCGGCGTGTTTCCATGGCTGTCGCGGCGGCTTGTGTGTCGGCCCGCGGCGGTATCCGATCGATCGACACACATGATGAGCGCGAGAGACAGCAGCGATGAGGATCTACGTAGGCAATCTGCCCTATAGCGTGAACGACGACGAGTTGCGGAACATCTTCGGTCAGTTCGGTGAACTGGCCTCCGCCGAGGTGATCAAGGACAAGTTCTCGGGTCAGTCGAAGGGATTCGGCTTCGTCGACATGCCCAACAACTCCGAAGCCGACGCGGCCATCAAGGCCCTGAACGAAACCGAGATGAAGGGCCGCAAACTGACCGTCAACGAAGCCAGACCGCGTGCCGAGCGTCCCCGTGGGGGCGGCGGCGGTCGCTACTGATCGACCTCGAACCGCGTCAGCGTCGGCGCGGTTCGAGCTGTATCCCCAGGTCTCCCCAGATCCGGTCGACCCGTTCGCGGACGGCCTCGTCCATGCGGATCGGCTGTCCCCATTCGCGTGTCGTCTCCCCAGGCCATTTGTTGGTGGCATCGAATCCGATCTTCGAGCCTAAGCCGGATACCGGCGAGGCGAAGTCCAGATAATCGATCGGCGTGTTCTCGATCATCAGCGTATCGCGTGCCGGGTCCATGCGCGTGGTCATGGCCCAGATGACATCGGTCCAGTCGCGCGTGTTCACGTCCTCGTCGACCACGATCACGAACTTGGTGTACATGAACTGGCGCAGGAACGACCACACGCCCATCATCACCCGCTTGGCATGTCCCGGATACTGCTTGCGGATGCTGACCACCGCGAGCCGGTAGGAGCAGCCCTCGGGTGGCAGATAGAAGTCCCGGATCTCGGGGAACTGCTTGCGCAGGATGGGCACGAAGACTTCGTTCAGCGCCACGCCCAGCACCGCCGGTTCGTCGGGCGGACGGCCGGTGTAGGTGCTGTGATAGATGGGGTCGCGCCGATGGGTCATCCGCTCGATGGTGAACACCGGGAAGGAATCGACCTCGTTGTAATAGCCGGTGTGATCGCCGAACGGTCCCTCGGGGGCCATGTCGTCCGGGTAGATGTGACCTTCGAGCACGATCTCGGCGTTGGCCGGAACCTGGAGATCGGATTCCAGACAGGACGCCAGCTCGGTGCGGCTGCCGCGCAGCAGACCGGCGAAGGCGTATTCCGACAGCGTATCCGGCACCGGCGTCACGGCGCCGAGGATGGTCGCCGGATCGGCGCCCAACGCCACCGCGACCGGGAAGGGCTTTCCGGGATTGGCGCGCTGCCAGTCGCGATAGTCGAGCGCCCCGCCGCGATGCGACAGCCAGCGCATGATGACGCGGTTGGGTCCGAGCACCTGCATCCGGTAGATGCCGAGGTTCTGGCGCGCTTTCTCCGGTCCGCGCGTGATGACCAGCCCCCAGGTGATGAGCTTCGCCGCATCGCCCGGCCAGCAGTGCTGGATCGGCAGGCGACCGAGATCGATCTCCGCACCGCTCAGTGAGACCTCCTGACAGGCCGGATTGCGCCGCACCTTGGGCGCCATGTCGAGCACCTTCTTGAAGATCGGCAGCGTTTCCCAGGCCTGCTTCATGCCCTTGGGCGGATCGGGTTCCTTGAGGAAGGCGAGCAGCCGCCCGACCTCGCGCAGGGCTTCGACCGATTCCTCGCCCATACCGAGCGCGACCCGCTTGGGCGTGCCGAACAGATTGCCGAGCAGCGGGATCTTCGACCCCTTGGGCCGCTCGAACAGCAATGCCGGACCGCCCGCGCGCAATGTGCGGTCGCAGATCTCGGTGATTTCCAGATAGGGATCGACCTCGACGCGAACGCGGTGCAGCTCGCCGCGCTGTTCGAGCTGGTCGATGAAATCGCGCAGATCGCGGTATTGCATCCTGGTTCGAGACTCCTGTTAAGCCGCTTCGGCGACGATGCCCGAATGACGCAGCAGCGCATCGGTCGTCGGCTCGCGTCCGCGGAATTTGACGAACAGCGCCATCGCATCCTCCGATCCGCCCTTCTCCAGGATGTTCTCCAGGAAGGAACGTCCGGTGTCGGCATCGAAGACGCCGCGTTCCTCGAACAGCGAGAAGGCATCCGCCGAGAGCACCTCGGCCCATTTGTAGCTGTAGTAACCCGCCGCATAGCCGCCGGCGAAGATGTGCGAGAACCCATGCGCGAAGCGGTGGAAGGCCGGCGGCCGGATCACGGCGACCTGATCGCGCACGGCTT comes from the Allochromatium tepidum genome and includes:
- the truD gene encoding tRNA pseudouridine(13) synthase TruD, which codes for MSDSTLPRWTTFTDLPRAHGEPLGSGRLRVEPEDFRVTEVLGFDPDGEGDHRLLWVRKTGANTEWVARRLAATAGVPVSTVGYAGLKDRWAVTEQWFSLPRPRTGEPEPDWGPLAEQGIEVLEVHAHRRKLKRGSLSGNRFRIRLRDCRLDPAALDARLASIRARGVPNYFGEQRFGHADGNLHRAHALLTGAVKRVPPHQRGLQLSAARSQIFNELLAERVRRGDWDRLLPGDCPQLAGTHSFFQAENLDEALHARAARFDLHPTGPLWGRGEPPSRQAVQALELEVAAGLAPWPERLAEQGLEQERRSLRLTIENLKHERIDGCPTLEFGLSSGAYATSVLREIIDTFDWVQRQDGSDG
- a CDS encoding response regulator; this translates as MAKLLVVDDEPINLEIIGHCLEDEHQLAFAEDGLEAWAMLEASPQAYDGVILDRMMPRMDGMEVLRRLKADRRFRDVPVIMQSAADSSEQVAEGLAAGAWYYLAKPYAPKALRSIVNAALDDRRNRKDLAHIGGRLQAILDLTEQAGFRFRTLDEVSVLSSTLAQMCPNPETVAMGLSELMLNAVEHGNLGIDYAEKGRLIEEGLWQEEVERRLADPAQAGRHAIVELRRDPAFLSFTIRDRGPGFDWQRYLDLDPSRAFDSHGRGIAMARHLAFASMEYRGTGNEVQVTVALADPPEIRAPNDGTA
- a CDS encoding IS66 family transposase produces the protein MYLKDNDLRQLDEARLDGLPSEVLRALSKRLLSDLKEARERLNRSPENSSRPPSSRAPWERGGESLALGVEEEDDASAGSATDRVSESAPEPERPKREASVGGDSKAGVKPKGRPGRRPGHPGVSRRRVLPIDQEQSHVPSHCACCGVALEGLEAVAYTGRYELELERPVSGNAGVVVTQTKHTYFEVRCGCGHRTRAEPGRALAEADWTVELTERHLVGPRLSSFIVALSLRLGGSHRRIQEFLADRFGLSLSTALISQCRHELGRALEPVVEEALRAALSEAEPVPVDETGRPQHDQALWLWAFVTANTLLYVIGRRTRELLHSILGPTPSPWIMSDGYSVYRAYGHRLRCWAPILRKARGPAERLHTPTQAFGRELPSTFETLMQAVYAARAAPGPHGLRQTYSQRLQALRQCCVRVAAGPYPDKAQALARELRNDWDGFRVVLEHPHLPLTNNEAERALRPWVILRRVSQGTRTEQGSRAFCALALSDRRLASASPRIARPSLAARGLTFTAF
- a CDS encoding 2Fe-2S iron-sulfur cluster-binding protein, which produces MSFKIEILPDGPSFEANPGETLLRAALRQGIDLPNGCRGGHCGACAITLKSGFIHYPSGEIEALHGRPAGTCLTCQAVAHSDLTIEPAPPPTRTL
- a CDS encoding SDR family oxidoreductase; amino-acid sequence: MQDIVIAGCGYVGERLARQYLDRGDSVLGLVRSQSGLERLAAAGIPAVRHDLACTDPIACSLAGRRLFHLAPPPAHGTEDLHTRRLVASFDRAGHPRRLVYISTTGVYGDCDGAWVDEDWPTRPTLDRSLRRLDAEEQLRRWSREHGGELIVLRVAGIYGPGRLPLERLKRGLPLVRPEEAPYSNRIHVDDLVAVCVAAMERGRNGDIFNVSDGHPSTMTEYFMQIAEAAGLPQPPLIGMAEASAHLSEGMMGYMSESRRLSNRRLREELGVELRYPTLAEGLAQALG
- a CDS encoding RNA recognition motif domain-containing protein, translating into MRIYVGNLPYSVNDDELRNIFGQFGELASAEVIKDKFSGQSKGFGFVDMPNNSEADAAIKALNETEMKGRKLTVNEARPRAERPRGGGGGRY
- the ubiD gene encoding 4-hydroxy-3-polyprenylbenzoate decarboxylase, which gives rise to MQYRDLRDFIDQLEQRGELHRVRVEVDPYLEITEICDRTLRAGGPALLFERPKGSKIPLLGNLFGTPKRVALGMGEESVEALREVGRLLAFLKEPDPPKGMKQAWETLPIFKKVLDMAPKVRRNPACQEVSLSGAEIDLGRLPIQHCWPGDAAKLITWGLVITRGPEKARQNLGIYRMQVLGPNRVIMRWLSHRGGALDYRDWQRANPGKPFPVAVALGADPATILGAVTPVPDTLSEYAFAGLLRGSRTELASCLESDLQVPANAEIVLEGHIYPDDMAPEGPFGDHTGYYNEVDSFPVFTIERMTHRRDPIYHSTYTGRPPDEPAVLGVALNEVFVPILRKQFPEIRDFYLPPEGCSYRLAVVSIRKQYPGHAKRVMMGVWSFLRQFMYTKFVIVVDEDVNTRDWTDVIWAMTTRMDPARDTLMIENTPIDYLDFASPVSGLGSKIGFDATNKWPGETTREWGQPIRMDEAVRERVDRIWGDLGIQLEPRRR